Proteins encoded within one genomic window of Brachybacterium avium:
- a CDS encoding TRAP transporter large permease, producing the protein MLTAAIVFVILLAFGMPVAFTIAIAGLAFFLMNPGLPMSIMAQNVVSPSQSYTMLAIPLFIFAGNLMNATGITSRLITLSNVLTGHMYGSLGQVSAVLSTMMGGISGSANADAAMQSRILGPAMVERGYSRGYSAAVNGVTGLITATIPPSMGLIIFGSVGEVSIGRLFAAGVIPGVLMMVVLMTVIRFTSKHRGYAPVRPKPASLKEVGKATVPAFWALIFPVILILGIRFGIFTPSESGAFACLYAIFVGAVIYRELTWKTFMETLKNTTKDIGIIMFLVAVSGMIAYGVTYDGVPQSIAGSLTSLTSNPYFTMVLVILLLIVGGMLIETTVLALLLPPILLPVVTAVGIDPVQFGIIMMTIVTMGIMTPPVGIALYTTSSILGTSPESVAKEAMPLLGAVVLLVVALVVFPQISLFLPNLIFGA; encoded by the coding sequence ATGCTGACAGCCGCCATTGTCTTCGTGATCCTGCTCGCCTTCGGTATGCCGGTGGCGTTCACCATCGCGATCGCGGGCCTGGCGTTCTTCTTGATGAACCCCGGCCTTCCCATGTCGATCATGGCCCAGAACGTCGTCAGCCCCAGCCAGAGCTACACCATGCTGGCCATCCCGCTGTTCATCTTCGCGGGCAACCTGATGAACGCCACGGGGATCACCTCTCGGCTGATCACCCTGTCCAATGTGCTGACCGGCCACATGTACGGCAGTCTCGGGCAAGTCTCCGCCGTGCTCTCCACAATGATGGGAGGCATCTCCGGGTCGGCCAACGCCGATGCGGCGATGCAGTCCCGTATCCTCGGCCCCGCGATGGTGGAGCGGGGCTACTCCCGCGGCTACTCGGCCGCTGTCAACGGGGTGACAGGCCTGATCACGGCCACGATCCCGCCGAGCATGGGCCTGATCATCTTCGGGTCCGTGGGCGAGGTCTCCATCGGCCGGCTGTTCGCCGCAGGCGTGATCCCCGGGGTCCTGATGATGGTCGTGCTGATGACGGTCATCCGGTTCACTTCGAAGCATCGTGGCTACGCGCCGGTGAGGCCGAAGCCGGCCTCGCTGAAAGAGGTCGGCAAGGCGACGGTCCCGGCGTTCTGGGCTCTGATCTTCCCGGTGATCCTCATCTTGGGCATCCGGTTCGGCATCTTCACGCCCTCGGAGTCCGGTGCCTTCGCCTGCCTCTACGCGATCTTCGTCGGCGCGGTCATCTACCGCGAGCTGACCTGGAAGACGTTCATGGAGACTCTGAAGAACACGACCAAGGACATCGGCATCATCATGTTCCTGGTCGCGGTGTCCGGGATGATCGCCTACGGCGTGACCTACGACGGGGTGCCCCAGAGCATCGCCGGGTCGCTGACGTCGTTGACCTCGAACCCGTACTTCACGATGGTGCTGGTGATCCTACTGCTGATCGTGGGCGGGATGCTGATCGAGACCACCGTGCTCGCGCTGCTGCTGCCGCCAATCCTTCTGCCGGTGGTGACCGCTGTAGGGATCGACCCCGTCCAATTCGGCATCATCATGATGACGATCGTGACCATGGGCATCATGACCCCACCGGTCGGCATCGCGCTGTACACGACGTCGTCGATTCTCGGGACGAGTCCGGAGAGTGTCGCCAAGGAAGCCATGCCGCTGCTCGGTGCCGTGGTGCTGCTGGTGGTCGCCTTGGTGGTCTTCCCGCAGATCTCGCTGTTCTTGCCGAACCTCATCTTCGGCGCGTAG
- a CDS encoding ATP-binding cassette domain-containing protein yields the protein MSTVLDATDLTIEYRGHRTVRAVDGVSLTITAGEVLALVGESGCGKSSTARAVIGMEKPRSGEVQFRGRPVPPLGLRRRAADLTAMQMVFQDPNSSLNPRKRIGDQIADGVAAARARGLSSDSPGTWLGAVGLDPAMVSRYPHQFSGGQRQRIAIARALAAQPDLLVADEPISALDASSQAEVASMMRRLCLAAGAGMLFISHDLSVVRIMADRVAVMYRGKIVESGPTALVWADPLHPYTQALLGAIPRPDGKGVLPAAPDAEAPAACHEELPEALDRS from the coding sequence ATGAGCACTGTACTGGACGCCACGGACCTCACGATCGAGTACCGCGGCCATCGCACCGTCCGCGCCGTGGACGGCGTCTCGCTGACGATCACGGCCGGGGAGGTGCTGGCGCTGGTCGGCGAGAGCGGCTGTGGGAAGTCCTCCACCGCCCGCGCGGTGATCGGCATGGAGAAGCCCCGCTCCGGGGAGGTCCAGTTCCGGGGCAGGCCCGTGCCGCCGCTGGGGCTGCGGCGCCGTGCCGCCGACCTGACCGCCATGCAGATGGTCTTCCAGGACCCGAACTCCTCGCTGAACCCGCGCAAGCGGATCGGCGACCAGATCGCCGACGGCGTCGCCGCCGCCAGGGCCCGCGGTCTCAGCTCCGATTCGCCCGGGACCTGGCTCGGCGCCGTGGGCCTGGATCCCGCGATGGTCTCCCGCTACCCGCACCAGTTCTCCGGCGGGCAGCGCCAGCGGATCGCGATCGCCCGCGCCCTGGCCGCTCAGCCCGACCTGCTGGTGGCCGACGAGCCGATCTCGGCGCTGGACGCCTCCAGCCAGGCCGAGGTCGCCTCGATGATGCGCCGGCTGTGCCTGGCCGCCGGGGCCGGGATGCTGTTCATCTCCCATGACCTGTCGGTGGTGCGGATCATGGCCGACCGGGTGGCCGTGATGTACCGGGGGAAGATCGTCGAATCGGGACCGACGGCGCTGGTCTGGGCCGATCCGCTGCACCCGTACACCCAGGCGCTGCTGGGTGCGATCCCCCGCCCCGACGGGAAGGGCGTGCTGCCCGCGGCGCCGGACGCCGAGGCGCCGGCGGCGTGCCACGAGGAGCTGCCGGAGGCGCTGGATCGCAGCTGA
- a CDS encoding ABC transporter ATP-binding protein has protein sequence MSVLSIRDLTIAFGRHDPVEVVRGISLDLTAGRIQGLAGESGSGKTVSAMAVLGLLPATARVDGSIRLAGTELVGLRPRRLNTIRGRRVAMVFQDPSASLHPQLTIGAQLTDHVRAHLRLNRRDAQQRAVDLLTQVRVPEPAEALRRYPHQFSGGQRQRIAIAVALACDPEVLLADEPTTALDVTVQAGILHLLRELVDDRDLAVLLVTHDLGVMSAVADEVAVMRYGQIVESGSTHDVFTDPQHVYTRTLLDSMPDAQQSLVEDDE, from the coding sequence ATGAGCGTGCTCAGCATCCGCGATCTGACCATCGCCTTCGGGCGGCACGACCCGGTGGAGGTCGTGCGCGGCATCTCCCTGGACCTCACCGCCGGCCGGATCCAGGGCCTCGCCGGGGAATCCGGCTCCGGCAAGACCGTCAGCGCGATGGCCGTGCTGGGGCTGCTGCCGGCGACCGCACGCGTGGACGGCTCGATCCGCCTGGCCGGGACCGAGCTGGTGGGGCTGCGTCCGCGCCGGTTGAACACCATCCGTGGCCGTCGCGTCGCCATGGTGTTCCAGGACCCCTCCGCGAGCCTGCACCCGCAGCTGACCATCGGGGCGCAGCTCACCGACCATGTGCGTGCCCATCTGCGGCTGAACCGGCGGGATGCGCAGCAGCGGGCCGTGGACCTGCTGACCCAGGTGCGGGTGCCCGAACCCGCCGAAGCGCTGCGCCGGTACCCGCACCAGTTCTCCGGCGGGCAGCGCCAGCGCATCGCGATCGCGGTGGCGCTGGCGTGCGACCCTGAGGTGCTGCTGGCCGACGAGCCGACCACCGCCCTGGACGTCACCGTACAGGCGGGAATCCTCCATCTGCTGCGCGAGCTGGTGGACGACCGCGACCTGGCGGTGCTGCTGGTGACCCATGACCTCGGCGTGATGAGCGCCGTCGCGGACGAGGTGGCGGTGATGCGCTACGGGCAGATCGTGGAGTCCGGCAGCACTCACGACGTCTTCACCGATCCCCAGCACGTCTACACCCGCACCCTGCTGGACTCGATGCCCGATGCGCAGCAGTCACTCGTGGAGGACGACGAATGA
- a CDS encoding ABC transporter permease, which translates to MSAATPARNRPRRGRLLRAIPAAWRTPLAVVGAVIALAWVVVAIIAPWVVPHDPLAQELTRLTPPGEVSLLGTDQVGRDVFSRLLTGARVTMPLALLMVVCATVLGTLIGSVAGYVGGWVDEALMRLTDLMMAFPTVILAMIIAASLGPSLFNAVIAGVVVSWPQYARVVRSLVLSLRTQNFVIAGRLLGYSPWRSLGSDILPNIAGPVLVLASLDIGTAILLLTGLSFLGLGAQPPTAEWGSMISGAMDHIDAWWLGVFPGLAILTVVMAFNFIGDSLRDALDPLSSAEREGAAGTTDPAEADPAATPIETPATEEGR; encoded by the coding sequence ATGAGCGCCGCGACCCCTGCACGCAACCGGCCGCGCCGGGGGCGTCTGCTCCGCGCGATCCCCGCCGCCTGGCGCACCCCCCTGGCCGTGGTCGGTGCCGTGATCGCCCTGGCCTGGGTGGTCGTGGCGATCATCGCGCCCTGGGTGGTGCCGCACGATCCGCTCGCCCAGGAGCTGACCCGCCTCACCCCACCGGGGGAGGTCTCGCTGCTGGGCACCGACCAGGTGGGCCGCGACGTGTTCTCGCGCCTGCTGACCGGTGCCCGGGTCACCATGCCCTTGGCCCTGCTCATGGTGGTGTGCGCGACCGTGCTGGGCACGCTGATCGGCTCCGTCGCCGGGTACGTGGGCGGCTGGGTCGACGAGGCGCTGATGCGCCTGACCGATCTGATGATGGCTTTCCCCACCGTCATCCTGGCGATGATCATCGCCGCGTCGCTGGGCCCGTCGCTGTTCAACGCGGTGATCGCGGGGGTGGTGGTCTCCTGGCCGCAGTACGCCCGTGTGGTGCGCTCGCTGGTGCTGAGCCTGCGCACCCAGAACTTCGTGATCGCCGGGCGCCTGCTGGGCTATTCGCCGTGGCGCTCCCTGGGCAGCGACATCCTGCCCAATATCGCCGGTCCCGTGCTGGTGCTCGCCTCCCTCGACATCGGCACCGCGATCCTGCTGCTGACGGGCCTGTCGTTCCTGGGCCTGGGGGCGCAGCCGCCCACGGCCGAATGGGGGTCGATGATCTCCGGGGCGATGGACCACATCGATGCCTGGTGGCTCGGGGTGTTCCCGGGCCTGGCGATCCTCACCGTGGTGATGGCGTTCAACTTCATCGGCGACTCCCTGCGCGACGCACTGGACCCCCTCTCCTCCGCGGAGCGCGAAGGTGCGGCCGGCACCACCGATCCCGCCGAGGCGGACCCCGCCGCGACCCCGATCGAGACCCCGGCGACGGAGGAGGGCCGATGA
- a CDS encoding ABC transporter permease — protein MTSTATPLQPPRFWQRWPLLGYVLRRLGTSVLLMLGVTMVTFVLTALVPGDPIAAALGEGAASNPATVAAYVEQHGLDKSIPERYLIYLTNLLQGDLGTSIKTGRPVATELATAVPATIEIALGAIIVSLAVGLTLGTIAAHHRGRATDQVLRVVSLLGLSVPTFWLAIMAYHTFFLRLGVAPGAGRLDPAFTPPPTVTGLYTVDFILGGDPVGFFDALAHLALPVLVLSLFTIGLLTRFIRAAVLEVLDTDYVRAARAKGLPARRVIVAYVLRGASLPILTVVGVAFGVLLSGTVLVEAVYAWPGLGTYAFNSAINLDLPGVMGVGLVVGVIYLVINFAVDLLYGVLDPRVRLA, from the coding sequence ATGACATCCACCGCCACACCCCTGCAACCCCCTCGGTTCTGGCAGCGCTGGCCGCTGCTGGGGTACGTCCTGCGTCGCCTCGGCACCTCAGTGCTGCTGATGCTCGGGGTCACCATGGTGACCTTCGTGCTCACCGCCCTGGTGCCCGGCGATCCGATCGCTGCGGCGCTCGGCGAGGGAGCGGCGAGCAACCCCGCCACCGTGGCGGCCTACGTCGAGCAGCACGGCCTGGACAAGTCCATTCCCGAGCGCTACCTGATCTACTTGACCAACCTGCTCCAGGGAGATCTGGGCACCTCGATCAAGACCGGCCGTCCGGTGGCGACCGAACTGGCCACCGCCGTCCCCGCCACGATCGAGATCGCACTCGGGGCGATCATCGTCAGCCTCGCCGTCGGCCTCACCCTGGGCACCATCGCCGCCCACCATCGCGGCCGGGCCACCGATCAGGTGCTGCGCGTGGTCTCGCTGCTGGGGCTGAGCGTCCCGACGTTCTGGCTGGCCATCATGGCGTACCACACCTTCTTCCTGCGCCTGGGCGTCGCACCGGGAGCGGGGCGGTTGGATCCGGCGTTCACGCCGCCGCCGACGGTCACCGGGCTGTACACGGTCGACTTCATCCTGGGCGGCGACCCCGTCGGCTTCTTCGATGCGCTCGCGCATCTCGCGCTGCCGGTGCTGGTGCTGTCGCTGTTCACCATCGGCCTGCTCACCCGCTTCATCCGGGCGGCGGTGCTCGAGGTGCTCGATACCGACTACGTCCGCGCCGCCCGGGCCAAGGGGCTGCCCGCGCGCCGCGTGATCGTCGCCTACGTGCTGCGCGGTGCCTCGCTGCCGATCCTCACCGTGGTGGGCGTGGCCTTCGGCGTGCTGCTGTCCGGCACCGTGCTGGTGGAGGCGGTGTACGCCTGGCCGGGACTGGGCACCTATGCCTTCAACTCCGCCATCAACCTGGACCTACCCGGCGTGATGGGTGTGGGCCTGGTGGTGGGCGTCATCTACCTGGTGATCAACTTCGCGGTCGACCTCCTGTACGGCGTCCTCGATCCGAGAGTGAGGCTGGCATGA
- a CDS encoding ABC transporter substrate-binding protein — MLRTSRRTVIALGLGASLALAGCSGGNSSNNTSGGGGEGAGGGTLVIDTAFSLETGDPGRNYVPTGNMMLHAIYDTLLTFEGSAEDEPIPSLATVEQNEDATAFTFTLVEGRTFSDGAPVTADDVVFSLTRVQGITESKANFLMNGISVEKVDDTTVTLTTDGPSLELPAIVTNPALSILNSAAVKENGGTTGEDDAAEDFLGSTSAGSGPYMLDSMDITSRAVLVPNPEYNGEYAPSFDRIVIRNVTESATQLINLQGGDSNLAVDLNGDQVAGLGEGFTVSSSPSAQTIFLLVNQNEEVGKVTANPKFAEAVRYALNYEELLQLAGEGSEQATGVIPPMFLGALDSGVTPDPERAKKALEDSGYDGETISLQFPSDNPVGGVEFTPVAERVQAQLKGIGLAVDLAPAPFATEIEPYVNGTEAFSMWYWGPDFADSSSFLPFGPGEKVGLRAGWEAEDDPEIAELVTAAQDATSVEEREQAMSEYATAMQEEGPFVPLIVPGLNLASDTSVTNVQNNTNWTLDIPLIQPAG; from the coding sequence GTGCTCCGCACTTCTCGTCGCACCGTCATCGCACTCGGGCTCGGCGCGAGCCTCGCACTCGCCGGCTGCTCCGGCGGCAACTCCTCCAACAACACCTCGGGCGGCGGTGGCGAAGGGGCCGGCGGAGGGACCCTGGTGATCGACACCGCGTTCTCGCTGGAGACCGGTGACCCGGGCCGCAACTACGTGCCCACGGGCAACATGATGCTGCACGCCATCTACGACACCCTGCTGACCTTCGAGGGGTCCGCCGAGGACGAGCCGATCCCCTCCCTGGCCACGGTGGAGCAGAACGAGGACGCCACCGCCTTCACCTTCACGCTGGTGGAAGGGCGCACCTTCTCCGATGGAGCCCCGGTCACGGCCGACGACGTCGTCTTCTCCCTGACCCGGGTCCAGGGCATCACCGAGTCCAAGGCGAACTTCCTGATGAACGGCATCTCCGTGGAGAAGGTGGACGACACGACCGTCACCCTCACCACCGACGGGCCATCCCTGGAGCTGCCGGCGATCGTGACGAACCCAGCGCTGTCCATCCTCAACTCGGCAGCGGTCAAGGAGAATGGCGGCACCACCGGCGAGGACGATGCCGCCGAGGATTTCCTGGGCTCGACCTCCGCCGGCTCCGGCCCGTACATGCTGGACTCGATGGACATCACCTCTCGTGCGGTGCTCGTGCCCAATCCCGAGTACAACGGCGAGTACGCCCCGAGCTTCGACCGCATCGTGATCCGCAACGTCACCGAGAGCGCCACCCAGCTGATCAACCTCCAGGGCGGGGACTCGAACCTGGCCGTCGACCTCAACGGCGACCAGGTCGCCGGGCTCGGCGAGGGCTTCACCGTCTCCTCGTCGCCGTCCGCGCAGACGATCTTCCTGCTGGTCAATCAGAACGAGGAGGTCGGCAAGGTCACGGCGAACCCGAAGTTCGCCGAGGCGGTGCGCTACGCACTGAACTACGAGGAGCTCCTCCAGCTCGCCGGTGAAGGCTCCGAGCAGGCCACCGGCGTGATCCCGCCGATGTTCCTGGGCGCGCTGGACAGCGGCGTCACCCCGGATCCCGAGCGGGCGAAGAAGGCGCTGGAGGACTCCGGGTACGACGGCGAGACGATCTCCCTGCAGTTCCCGAGCGACAACCCCGTCGGCGGCGTGGAGTTCACCCCGGTCGCCGAGCGGGTCCAGGCCCAGCTGAAGGGCATCGGGCTCGCCGTCGACCTCGCCCCCGCCCCGTTCGCCACCGAGATCGAGCCCTACGTGAACGGCACCGAGGCGTTCTCCATGTGGTACTGGGGTCCCGACTTCGCCGACTCCTCCTCCTTCCTTCCCTTCGGGCCCGGGGAGAAGGTGGGCCTGCGTGCCGGCTGGGAAGCCGAGGACGACCCCGAGATCGCCGAGCTCGTCACCGCCGCCCAGGATGCGACCTCGGTCGAGGAGCGCGAGCAGGCGATGAGCGAATACGCGACCGCGATGCAGGAGGAAGGACCCTTCGTCCCCCTGATCGTGCCGGGCCTGAACCTGGCCAGCGACACCTCGGTCACCAATGTCCAGAACAACACCAACTGGACGCTCGACATCCCGCTGATCCAGCCGGCCGGCTGA
- a CDS encoding Lrp/AsnC family transcriptional regulator, protein MAALAQEVGVSRSNAYARVEALTEAGVITGYSARIDPVRAGLGICTLVFVTTHPQRLREFLEEIADIPEVESAKITTGEHDVMLLTRGAGVEHVHSFVVGVLAALPQVKSVETVLVLDEVFDRGQLLPTDLGDRRELAAERGLLRYTRANPDRPSSIE, encoded by the coding sequence ATGGCGGCCCTCGCCCAGGAGGTCGGCGTGTCCCGCTCGAACGCCTATGCGCGGGTCGAAGCGCTGACGGAGGCGGGAGTGATCACCGGCTATTCGGCGCGGATCGATCCGGTCCGCGCCGGGCTGGGGATCTGCACCCTGGTGTTCGTCACGACGCACCCGCAGAGGCTCCGCGAGTTCCTTGAGGAGATCGCGGACATCCCGGAGGTCGAGTCCGCGAAGATCACCACCGGTGAGCACGACGTCATGCTGCTGACCCGCGGCGCCGGGGTCGAGCACGTGCACAGCTTCGTGGTGGGCGTGCTCGCGGCGCTGCCGCAGGTCAAGAGCGTGGAGACGGTGCTGGTCCTCGACGAGGTCTTCGATCGGGGCCAGCTGCTCCCCACGGATCTGGGCGATCGCCGGGAACTGGCCGCTGAGCGCGGACTGCTGCGCTACACGCGGGCGAATCCGGACCGTCCCAGCAGCATCGAGTGA
- a CDS encoding Dps family protein: MNETVAVPAPAGAKRTKKENAESGFLAPAALAKNLQAVLVDLTALHLVGKQAHWNIVGPNFRDLHLNLDEVVDIARASADDVAERMRALHATPDARPAVVAEQSSLPEFPQGEVHTHDAIDLVTTAIENTVGTMRNVHDEVDEADPTSADILHGILEKLEQQAWFISAETRTPQQR; the protein is encoded by the coding sequence ATGAACGAGACCGTTGCAGTCCCCGCCCCCGCCGGCGCGAAGCGCACGAAGAAGGAGAACGCCGAGAGCGGTTTCCTCGCTCCGGCGGCGCTCGCCAAGAACCTCCAGGCGGTCCTCGTGGACCTCACGGCGCTGCACCTGGTGGGCAAGCAGGCGCACTGGAACATCGTGGGCCCGAACTTCCGCGATCTGCATCTGAACCTCGATGAGGTCGTCGACATCGCTCGTGCGAGCGCGGATGACGTCGCCGAGCGGATGCGCGCCCTCCACGCGACCCCCGATGCCCGCCCGGCCGTGGTCGCCGAGCAGTCCTCCCTGCCGGAGTTCCCGCAGGGCGAGGTTCACACCCACGACGCGATCGACCTGGTCACCACGGCGATCGAGAACACCGTGGGCACCATGCGCAACGTCCACGACGAGGTCGACGAGGCCGATCCCACCTCGGCGGACATCCTCCACGGCATCCTCGAGAAGCTCGAGCAGCAGGCCTGGTTCATCAGCGCAGAGACGCGCACCCCGCAGCAGCGCTGA
- a CDS encoding VOC family protein: MSVPHLLDHIVIAGPDLAETVDWFRELTGVTPAPGGAHPTGTANALVALTVNGEPRPHYLELIGPDPEREGEELPKTFSINRLKKPTLITYAVHPSRIDQVVERARAAGFDPGDVQDLSRRTPDGTELSWRLTQAQAPRNYAVPFLIDWGETTQPGLGDLPSIELVSFERIEVNPAPQQKATDALGLGDGVAAIRQAQGSRFVLQLRTEDGREIQI, encoded by the coding sequence ATGAGCGTCCCCCATCTGCTCGACCACATCGTCATCGCCGGCCCTGACCTGGCCGAGACCGTGGACTGGTTCCGCGAGCTCACCGGCGTCACCCCCGCCCCCGGCGGCGCCCACCCCACCGGCACCGCCAACGCGCTGGTGGCCCTCACGGTCAACGGCGAGCCGCGCCCGCACTACCTCGAGCTGATCGGCCCCGACCCCGAGCGGGAGGGGGAGGAGCTGCCGAAGACCTTCAGCATCAACCGCCTGAAGAAGCCCACCCTCATCACCTACGCCGTGCATCCGAGCAGGATCGACCAGGTCGTCGAGCGTGCCCGCGCCGCCGGCTTCGACCCCGGTGACGTGCAGGACCTCTCCCGCCGCACCCCGGACGGCACGGAGCTCTCGTGGCGGCTCACCCAGGCGCAGGCCCCGCGCAACTACGCCGTCCCCTTCCTCATCGACTGGGGCGAGACCACCCAGCCTGGCCTGGGCGACCTGCCCTCGATCGAACTGGTCTCCTTCGAGCGGATCGAGGTCAACCCCGCCCCGCAGCAGAAGGCCACCGACGCGCTCGGCCTCGGTGACGGGGTCGCGGCGATCCGCCAGGCTCAGGGCTCCCGCTTCGTGCTGCAGCTGCGCACCGAGGACGGCCGCGAGATCCAGATCTGA
- a CDS encoding pyrimidine reductase family protein — protein sequence MTPIDSLWPIPGTALTDDQLLQGYAPPAGPWLRMNFISSLDGAVTRDGLSGGLGDDADHRVFELLRRWADVLLLGAGTARAEGYGAMRLPEESERWRVEHGLAPQPVFALVTRRLDLDPGSSIFTEAPVRPLVLTVTDAPAERRAALAEVADVVDAGETEVDPVRVREELGRRGLRRVHCEGGPTLFGSFLTAGVVDELCLTLAPTLETGPAARIAHSPLSVPTAMELAAVLQAGDELLLRYTRAVGGEG from the coding sequence ATGACCCCGATCGACTCGCTCTGGCCCATCCCCGGCACGGCGCTGACCGATGACCAGCTGCTGCAGGGCTATGCCCCGCCGGCCGGGCCCTGGCTGCGAATGAACTTCATCTCCAGCCTCGACGGGGCGGTCACCCGTGACGGGCTCTCCGGCGGGCTGGGCGATGACGCCGACCACCGCGTCTTCGAGCTGCTGCGCCGCTGGGCCGACGTGCTGCTGCTCGGTGCGGGCACCGCGCGCGCCGAGGGCTACGGGGCGATGCGGCTGCCCGAGGAGTCCGAGCGCTGGCGGGTGGAGCACGGTCTCGCCCCGCAGCCGGTGTTCGCGCTGGTGACCCGCCGCCTGGACCTGGACCCCGGTTCCTCGATCTTCACCGAGGCCCCGGTGCGGCCGCTCGTGCTCACCGTCACCGACGCACCGGCGGAGCGTCGGGCGGCGCTCGCGGAGGTGGCGGACGTCGTCGACGCGGGTGAGACCGAGGTGGATCCGGTGCGGGTGCGCGAGGAGCTCGGCCGACGGGGGCTGCGGCGGGTCCACTGCGAGGGCGGGCCCACTCTTTTCGGCTCGTTCCTCACGGCCGGCGTGGTCGACGAGCTGTGCCTCACCCTCGCCCCGACGCTCGAGACGGGGCCGGCGGCCCGCATCGCCCATTCGCCGCTCTCCGTGCCCACGGCGATGGAGCTCGCCGCCGTGCTGCAGGCCGGTGACGAGCTGCTGCTGCGCTACACGCGGGCCGTCGGCGGCGAGGGCTGA
- a CDS encoding MGMT family protein: protein MEDPREAVRAVAATIRPGQVMTYGEIAVETGLHPRQVGRHVAALEDIPWWRIVRADGTPATCHGGTAPSLLAQEHVPFRGRRVDLRALASTPDPGRSPGGTA, encoded by the coding sequence GTGGAGGATCCCCGCGAGGCCGTCCGCGCCGTCGCCGCGACGATCCGTCCCGGCCAGGTGATGACCTACGGCGAGATCGCCGTCGAGACCGGACTGCATCCGCGCCAGGTGGGCCGCCATGTCGCCGCCCTGGAGGACATCCCCTGGTGGCGCATCGTCCGCGCCGACGGCACCCCGGCCACCTGCCACGGCGGGACCGCCCCCTCCCTGCTGGCACAGGAGCACGTCCCCTTCCGCGGCCGACGGGTGGACCTGCGCGCACTGGCCTCGACCCCCGACCCCGGCCGCTCCCCAGGAGGCACTGCATGA
- a CDS encoding carboxymuconolactone decarboxylase family protein produces MSSDSLYPQATPAVGARRKELAPTVDAAFNAFSKAVFADGALPGSTKQLIAVAVAHVTQCPYCIKGHTRLASRAGATDEQIMEAIWVAAEMRAGGAYAHSTLALDVLDGHEHHA; encoded by the coding sequence ATGTCTTCTGATTCGCTCTATCCCCAGGCCACCCCCGCGGTCGGCGCTCGCCGCAAGGAGCTCGCCCCGACGGTCGACGCCGCGTTCAACGCCTTCAGCAAGGCCGTCTTCGCCGATGGCGCCCTGCCCGGCAGCACGAAGCAGCTGATCGCCGTGGCCGTCGCCCACGTGACCCAGTGCCCGTACTGCATCAAGGGGCACACCCGCCTCGCCTCCCGCGCCGGCGCCACGGACGAGCAGATCATGGAGGCGATCTGGGTCGCCGCCGAGATGCGCGCCGGCGGTGCCTACGCCCACTCCACCCTCGCCCTGGACGTGCTGGACGGCCACGAGCACCACGCCTGA